A region of the Chitinispirillales bacterium genome:
AACTTATAACGGAAAGTATTTTTCTTGTTCCGCAATACGCCGGATTCGGAGAGTACTTTGTCGAGAATTTTAACCTTTTGCAAACGACCGTCTGTCCGGAATGCTTATTCGCTTCGCCCGATCCCAAGGACTGGACGAAAGTAAATTCCATAACCGGCGTCGAAACCTTAAGCCAGTTGGTTGCGAACGGAAAATTAATGCAGGAATTGAGAAATCAGGAATTGACGCGTAAAAACGCGTTTCCCGCCGCAAAAGCGGATATAAATTATTTTACGAGACCGCGAACGGCTGAAAAGGCGATTGAGTCGATAAAATTGTCGATTATGCGGGCGGAATTAGAAATGAAATCTTTTTTACCGTCGGTTTACTATAAAATAGGCTCATATAATTTAAAAATCGCCGATATAGAAAAAAAGAGTTTTAAAGATTATAAAGGATCGCTTTCAACCGCAGAAAAATATTTTTCCATAGCGGTAGAAAAATCGGATTGCCAAACGATAAATTCCGAAATGGAATCAATTTATCAAGTCGTTGCGCTTAACATATTCTTGGGTAACCTTGACAAAGCGGCGGCGTTCTTCAAAATTATAAAAGACGTTCTAAAACAAAAAGAGCTCGCCGTAAGAGAAAACCCCATTCCCGAAGCAAAAAGAGAATTAGGCGACGTAAATAAGTGGGAAAAAAGAGTGGGCATACTTTGGGAATATCGTGCCGACAAAAGTTTTTGGGCAAACGCTTAAACAATATTCTTTTCGTTTTCGGCTTTACAAAACTAAAAACATTATTAAGACGATGAAGAGAATGGGATTTGACAAATTTTTCTCAAGAAAATGGCAAATTGCGGATATCTGATTATCGCCGAAGTAAAAGGAAATAACGGGAAGACGTATAAATACTCGACGAAGTTGGGAGTAAGACGGTAACGTGATGGTTGAATTGCTTCGCTATGCTCGCAATGACGGTAGCGGTTAGCTTGCAATGACGGGACATATTAAATAAAAGGGGCTGGAGAGATTCCGTTCCCTTTTTGTTTTGATCCACTTTTTTGTGCAGCGAATAGTATATTTGTTTACAACATATTAAAGTAGGAGAAAATTATGGAGGAGTGGAGAGAGCGGTTAGACAGAATTGAAGCGTTAATGAATGAAAACGCGAAAGGTTTTGTTGAGTTGAGAAAACAACAAGAAGAAAACGCGAAAGGTTTTGCAGAGTTGAGAAAATTTTTAGACGAAGTGGGAGAACGTATCGACAAGACCAACGAAATTGTTAACGGTACAAGCGAAAGCAACGGAAAGTTTAGCGAAGCGTATTTTTACAATTCGCTTTTTAACTCAATGCGTTTCGG
Encoded here:
- a CDS encoding DUF2225 domain-containing protein, producing MANRFVVEKLKSLLGSDDLVSMYLDKYGELVNLSYVDQLKEQIKKQQTTATSKKNPENKIGDDPVFEINVHCPACYKQNVVCYNLRAKSQLITESIFLVPQYAGFGEYFVENFNLLQTTVCPECLFASPDPKDWTKVNSITGVETLSQLVANGKLMQELRNQELTRKNAFPAAKADINYFTRPRTAEKAIESIKLSIMRAELEMKSFLPSVYYKIGSYNLKIADIEKKSFKDYKGSLSTAEKYFSIAVEKSDCQTINSEMESIYQVVALNIFLGNLDKAAAFFKIIKDVLKQKELAVRENPIPEAKRELGDVNKWEKRVGILWEYRADKSFWANA